A stretch of Henckelia pumila isolate YLH828 chromosome 4, ASM3356847v2, whole genome shotgun sequence DNA encodes these proteins:
- the LOC140862410 gene encoding sulfate transporter 1.3-like: MSGNRIADEADISRAVSSCGHADGLPYVHKVGVPPKQNLLNEFKFTFKETFFHDDPLRAFKDQARARKLLLGIRAIFPILDWGRRYDLSMFRADLIAGITTASLCIPQDIAYAKLANLDPQYGLYSSFVPPLIYAFMGSLRYIAIGPVAVVSLLLGTMLQKEFDPEVQKVEYQRLAFTATFFAGTTQFALGCFRFGFLIDLLSHAGVVGFKAGAAITITLQQLEGLLGMQTFTKKSGVIPVMKFVWTNVHHGWNWETIIIGVTFLVFLLLAKYLGKKNKKLFMIAAISPLISVVVSTFFVYITRAEKKGVQIVNHITKGINPSSVHQIYFTGSHVFTGFRIGAVAGMVALAEAVAIGRSFGAKKDHHIDGNREMVALGCTNIIGSMTSSFITTGSFSRSAINYMTGCKTAMSNIIIACVMCLTLLVLTPLFKYTPNAILASITISAVLGLVDYDAMILIWKTDKFDFIACTGAFLGVIFYSVEIGLLVAVCISFVKIFLHVTRPRIAVLGKIPRTTVYSNIQQYPEATKVPGVLIVRVDSAIYFSNSNYIKERILRLLADEGEPVQEKYQQRIQYLIMEMSPVVDIDTSGIHSMEDLFNSLQQSGIHLVLANPGQSVLAKLHASGLAKTVGDENVFLTVEDAVMTLAPKMEPNIHK; the protein is encoded by the exons ATGAGTGGCAATCGTATTGCAGACGAGGCGGATATTTCGAGGGCGGTTTCTTCGTGTGGCCATGCTGATGGTTTGCCTTATGTTCACAAGGTTGGAGTGCCTCCTAAGCAGAATCTGTTGAATGAGTTCAAATTCACCTTCAAAGAGACCTTCTTCCATGATGATCCCCTGAGAGCTTTCAAGGACCAAGCAAGAGCAAGAAAACTTTTACTCGGAATTCGAGCTATTTTCCCGATTCTCGACTGGGGAAGAAGGTATGACCTTTCCATGTTCAGAGCTGATCTCATTGCAGGTATCACCACTGCAAGTCTCTGCATACCTCAG GACATTGCATATGCAAAACTTGCCAACTTGGATCCACAATATGGGTTGT ATAGTAGTTTTGTTCCACCCTTGATATATGCCTTCATGGGGAGCTTGAGATACATCGCAATCGGCCCCGTGGCAGTGGTGTCTCTCTTACTGGGAACCATGCTTCAGAAGGAATTCGACCCAGAAGTACAAAAAGTAGAGTACCAACGTCTTGCGTTTACTGCTACATTCTTCGCCGGAACCACTCAATTTGCACTCGGTTGCTTCAG GTTTGGTTTCTTGATTGACTTGCTGTCTCATGCTGGCGTAGTCGGGTTCAAGGCAGGAGCAGCCATTACCATTACCCTTCAGCAGCTTGAAGGTTTACTAGGAATGCAGACTTTCACCAAGAAAAGCGGCGTAATTCCCGTGATGAAATTTGTGTGGACCAATGTGCATCATGGG TGGAACTGGGAGACCATCATAATAGGCGTCACATTCTTGGTTTTTCTACTGCTTGCCAAGTATCTG GGAAAAAAGAACAAGAAATTATTTATGATAGCTGCCATATCTCCATTGATTTCAGTCGTCGTTTCGACTTTCTTTGTTTACATCACCCGTGCAGAAAAGAAAGGAGTCCAGATT GTGAACCACATTACAAAAGGCATCAACCCTTCATCTGTGCATCAAATCTATTTCACCGGCAGCCATGTCTTCACAGGTTTCAGAATCGGTGCGGTGGCAGGGATGGTTGCACTCGCT GAAGCTGTGGCGATTGGTAGAAGCTTTGGAGCCAAGAAAGATCATCACATCGACGGAAACAGAGAAATGGTAGCATTAGGTTGCACGAATATCATTGGCTCCATGACATCTTCTTTCATAACAACAG GATCATTCTCGCGTTCTGCTATAAATTACATGACTGGATGCAAAACGGCTATGTCGAACATCATCATCGCGTGTGTCATGTGCCTGACTCTGCTCGTGCTCACTCCGTTATTCAAGTACACCCCAAATGCCATTTTGGCTTCCATCACAATATCAGCTGTCTTAGGATTAGTGGATTATGATGCCATGATTCTTATATGGAAGActgataaatttgattttatcgcGTGTACGGGAGCATTTCTTGGCGTCATTTTCTACTCAGTTGAGATAGGCCTTCTCGTAGCG GTTTGCATCTCTTTTGTCAAGATATTTCTCCATGTTACTAGGCCAAGAATTGCTGTACTTGGTAAAATTCCAAGAACCACAGTTTACAGCAACATACAGCAATACCCGGAAGCAACAAAAGTTCCAGGTGTTTTGATTGTGAGAGTTGATTCTGCCATCTATTTTTCCAACTCCAATTACATAAAGGAAAG GATATTGAGATTGCTAGCAGATGAAGGGGAACCTGTGCAAGAAAAGTACCAACAGAGGATTCAATATTTGATAATGGAAATGTCAC CTGTAGTCGATATAGATACCAGTGGCATCCATTCCATGGAAGATCTGTTCAATAGTCTACAGCAGAGTGGCATACAT CTTGTTCTTGCAAATCCCGGACAGTCTGTTCTTGCCAAGCTTCATGCATCAGGCTTAGCCAAAACAGTCGGAGACGAAAACGTTTTTCTCACGGTGGAAGATGCGGTCATGACTTTGGCACCTAAGATGGAACCAAATATACATAAATAA